The Streptomyces aurantiacus genome includes a region encoding these proteins:
- a CDS encoding SDR family oxidoreductase: protein MSSEAGRRIVGTGATGNVGTSLVNLLAKDSEVGSVVGLARRIPDRSPARTQWTAVDLASEGTDLAGTFEGADAVVHLAWAFQPTHDPATTWRTNVLGSMRVFEAVAAAKVPALVHASSVGAYSPGPKEHTVDESWPTHGWPDAAYCREKAYLERALDSFEHEHPGVRVVRMRPAFLFKRESASEQRRIFGGRFLPGSLVRPELLPFLPDIPGLRVQALHTDDAARAYRLAVHSQVRGAFNLASEPPVDARMLAGMLGARPVRLPRTAARSAIAAAWGLHLLPASPHLFDAVLRLPLMDCSRARTELHWQAGRTSQEVLEEFLQGVRQGAGADTAPLQGHKVG, encoded by the coding sequence GTGAGCAGCGAAGCGGGCCGCAGGATCGTCGGCACCGGTGCCACCGGCAATGTGGGCACCAGCCTGGTGAATCTCCTCGCAAAGGACAGTGAGGTCGGCTCGGTGGTGGGCCTGGCCCGGAGGATTCCCGACCGGTCGCCGGCCAGGACGCAGTGGACGGCCGTGGACCTGGCGTCGGAGGGGACGGACCTCGCCGGGACGTTCGAGGGCGCCGACGCCGTCGTCCACCTGGCCTGGGCCTTCCAGCCCACGCACGATCCGGCCACCACCTGGCGCACCAACGTGCTCGGCAGCATGCGCGTCTTCGAGGCGGTGGCGGCCGCGAAGGTGCCCGCGCTGGTGCACGCCTCGTCGGTGGGCGCCTACTCGCCGGGGCCCAAGGAGCACACGGTGGACGAGTCATGGCCCACGCACGGCTGGCCGGACGCCGCCTACTGCCGTGAGAAGGCCTATCTGGAACGGGCCCTGGACTCCTTCGAGCACGAGCACCCCGGGGTGCGGGTCGTGCGGATGCGGCCGGCCTTCCTCTTCAAGCGGGAGTCGGCGAGCGAGCAGCGCCGTATCTTCGGCGGCCGCTTCCTGCCAGGCTCCCTCGTCCGGCCCGAGCTGCTGCCCTTCCTGCCCGACATCCCCGGTCTGCGGGTGCAGGCGCTGCATACCGACGACGCGGCCAGGGCGTACCGGCTGGCCGTGCACAGTCAGGTCCGGGGCGCGTTCAACCTGGCGAGCGAGCCGCCCGTCGACGCGCGGATGCTGGCCGGGATGCTCGGAGCGCGCCCGGTCCGGCTGCCGCGCACCGCCGCGCGTTCGGCGATCGCCGCGGCCTGGGGCCTGCACCTGCTGCCGGCCTCGCCGCACCTCTTCGACGCCGTACTGCGGCTTCCGCTCATGGACTGCTCGCGCGCTCGCACGGAGCTCCACTGGCAGGCCGGGCGGACGTCCCAGGAGGTGCTGGAGGAGTTCCTGCAAGGGGTGCGGCAGGGGGCCGGCGCGGACACGGCTCCCCTGCAGGGCCACAAGGTCGGCTAG
- a CDS encoding alcohol dehydrogenase catalytic domain-containing protein encodes MRALTWQGKRDVRVETVPDPRIEKPDDIIVRITSTGLCGSDLHLYELFGPYIDPGDILGHEPMGVVEEVGPDVHAFAPGDRVVIPFNVSCRDCHMCDQGLHSQCETTQNRDRGCGASLFGYTKLYGQVPGGQAEFLRVPFGNKLPIKVPEGPPDDRFVYLSDVLPTAWQAVEYAAIPEGGTVTVLGLGPIGDMATRIAQHRGAGLVIGVDLVKDRLTRANAHGVTCFDARRDGKDLTEAVRDLTDGRGTDAVIDAVGMEAHGAPFAKAAQWVTGLLPDAVAQPLMEKAGLDRLGALHAGIELVRRGGTLSLSGVYGGAVSPMPLLTMFDKQIQLRMGQANVWRWVEDILPLLTDEDPLGVDTFKTHAMPLEDAPKAYAMFQAKEDGMVKTLLKP; translated from the coding sequence ATGCGTGCACTGACCTGGCAGGGGAAGCGCGACGTCCGCGTGGAGACCGTCCCCGATCCACGTATCGAGAAGCCGGACGACATCATCGTCAGGATCACATCGACAGGTCTCTGTGGTTCCGACCTCCATCTCTACGAACTCTTCGGTCCCTACATCGACCCCGGCGACATCCTCGGCCACGAACCGATGGGTGTCGTGGAGGAGGTCGGACCGGACGTCCACGCCTTCGCGCCCGGCGACCGGGTCGTCATTCCCTTCAACGTCTCGTGCCGCGACTGCCACATGTGCGACCAGGGCCTGCACTCGCAGTGCGAGACGACCCAGAACCGCGACCGAGGCTGCGGCGCCTCCCTGTTCGGGTACACCAAGCTGTACGGGCAGGTGCCGGGCGGGCAGGCGGAGTTCCTGCGCGTGCCGTTCGGCAACAAGCTGCCCATCAAGGTGCCCGAGGGCCCGCCCGACGACCGGTTCGTCTATCTCTCCGACGTCCTGCCCACCGCGTGGCAGGCGGTCGAGTACGCGGCGATCCCGGAAGGCGGCACCGTCACGGTGCTGGGCCTCGGACCCATCGGGGACATGGCCACCCGTATCGCCCAGCACCGGGGCGCCGGGCTGGTCATCGGCGTGGACCTGGTCAAGGACCGTCTCACGCGCGCCAACGCCCACGGAGTGACGTGCTTCGACGCACGCAGGGACGGCAAGGACCTGACGGAGGCGGTCAGGGACCTCACCGACGGGCGCGGGACCGACGCGGTCATCGACGCCGTCGGCATGGAGGCGCACGGTGCGCCGTTCGCCAAGGCGGCACAGTGGGTCACGGGGCTGCTCCCCGACGCCGTGGCGCAACCCCTGATGGAGAAGGCCGGACTGGACCGCCTGGGAGCCCTGCACGCCGGGATCGAACTCGTCCGCCGCGGCGGCACGCTCTCCCTGTCCGGGGTCTACGGCGGCGCGGTCAGCCCGATGCCGCTCCTGACGATGTTCGACAAGCAGATCCAGCTGCGCATGGGCCAGGCCAACGTATGGCGGTGGGTGGAGGACATCCTGCCGCTGCTCACGGACGAGGACCCGCTCGGTGTGGACACGTTCAAGACGCACGCCATGCCGCTGGAGGACGCACCGAAGGCGTACGCGATGTTCCAGGCCAAGGAGGACGGCATGGTCAAGACCCTCCTGAAGCCGTGA
- a CDS encoding plasmid stabilization protein, with amino-acid sequence MPSGSSPKRERQYEHIKESAEERGESTGRAKEIAARTVNKERARSGESRTASRTSTRDTSSSERGGQRSHSGAAGPTYDQLYEEAKRRNVKGRSSMNKTELKQKLGH; translated from the coding sequence ATGCCCAGTGGTTCCAGCCCCAAGCGGGAACGGCAGTACGAGCACATCAAGGAGAGCGCCGAGGAGCGCGGCGAGAGCACCGGGCGGGCCAAGGAGATCGCCGCCCGCACGGTGAACAAGGAACGGGCTCGCTCGGGCGAGTCCAGGACGGCGAGCAGGACGTCGACGCGGGACACGTCGTCGTCGGAGCGCGGCGGCCAACGGTCGCACAGCGGCGCGGCCGGCCCCACCTACGACCAGCTGTACGAAGAGGCCAAGCGGCGCAACGTCAAGGGCCGCTCCTCCATGAACAAGACCGAACTGAAGCAGAAGCTGGGGCACTGA
- a CDS encoding catalase, with translation MTEKNPLKAVVEKAADALREGGPEDGVPGKPGVRTPPVDEPTEPREPLPPKADQGAPETVSPTGLPTGADPDVRAQGGAHLTTAQGTRLYETDHSLKAGARGPVLLQDHHLREKITHFDHERIPERVVHARGAAAHGVFQGYGTAAKVTKAAFLGDGIETPVFVRFSTVLGSRGSSDTVRDTRGFATKFYTAEGTFDLVGNNIPVFFIQDAIKFPDVIHAGKPHPDREIPQAQSAHDTFWDFVTLHTEATHHTLWNMSDRGIPRSYRMMEGFGVHTFRLVNAEGATTLVKFHWKPKLGVHSLVWEEAQIAGGMDPDFHRRDLADAIEAGAYPQWELGIQTFPDNAEQTFEGIDLLDPTNIVPEELAPVQPIGLLTLNANPTNYFAETEQVAFHPGHLVPGIDVTDDPLLAGRLFSYLDTQISRLGGPNFGQIPVNRPHAPVNDMLRDGMHQTAVHTGTAPYRPNSLDGGCPFLAGEDTRAYIETPVEVPRANKERRAPASFSDHFSQPRLFWLSMTPVEREHIVAAYTFELGKCYEQAVKERALKVLANIDPELCAQVATGLGLPAPEATVPLVAADPSPALSQIGGTWPLDGRIIGIVTDEQGDLDGVRVVREAVLSAGMVPLVIAPTGGKLDAEGEPLQVQRTFAAARSVEYDALLVAGVPGHGKDAYGARDAKAGDAGLEGIADPRVSLMLAEAFRHGKAVGGWAGADAVLAAAGIPADAAGVVTADSGSGALEQITRLLGEHRVWARFGTAL, from the coding sequence ATGACGGAGAAGAACCCCCTGAAGGCCGTGGTGGAGAAGGCGGCCGACGCGCTGCGTGAAGGGGGACCGGAGGACGGTGTTCCCGGCAAGCCGGGAGTGCGGACGCCCCCCGTCGACGAACCGACCGAGCCCCGCGAACCCCTGCCGCCCAAGGCGGACCAGGGCGCGCCCGAGACGGTCAGCCCCACGGGGCTGCCGACCGGCGCGGACCCGGACGTGCGGGCCCAGGGCGGCGCCCATCTGACCACGGCCCAGGGAACTCGGCTGTACGAGACCGATCACTCCCTGAAGGCCGGCGCCCGCGGACCCGTGCTCCTCCAGGACCACCACCTGCGGGAGAAGATCACCCACTTCGACCACGAGCGGATCCCGGAACGGGTCGTCCACGCCCGGGGCGCCGCAGCGCACGGCGTCTTCCAGGGGTACGGCACCGCCGCGAAGGTCACCAAGGCGGCCTTCCTCGGCGACGGGATCGAGACACCGGTGTTCGTGCGGTTCTCGACCGTGCTCGGCTCACGCGGCTCCTCGGACACGGTGCGTGACACCCGGGGCTTCGCGACGAAGTTCTACACCGCCGAGGGCACCTTCGACCTGGTCGGCAACAACATCCCGGTTTTCTTCATCCAGGACGCCATCAAGTTCCCGGACGTCATCCATGCCGGAAAGCCGCACCCCGACCGGGAGATCCCGCAGGCACAGAGCGCCCACGACACGTTCTGGGACTTCGTGACCCTGCACACCGAGGCCACCCACCACACGCTGTGGAACATGTCCGACCGGGGCATCCCGCGCTCCTACCGCATGATGGAGGGCTTCGGCGTCCACACCTTCCGGCTGGTGAACGCCGAGGGCGCCACCACGCTGGTGAAGTTCCACTGGAAGCCGAAGCTCGGGGTGCACTCCCTGGTGTGGGAGGAGGCGCAGATCGCGGGCGGCATGGACCCCGACTTCCACCGCCGTGACCTCGCCGACGCCATCGAGGCAGGGGCGTACCCGCAGTGGGAGCTGGGCATCCAGACCTTCCCGGACAACGCCGAGCAGACCTTCGAGGGCATCGACCTGCTCGACCCGACGAACATCGTCCCGGAAGAGCTGGCCCCCGTGCAGCCGATCGGCCTGCTGACGCTGAACGCCAACCCGACCAACTACTTCGCCGAGACCGAGCAGGTCGCCTTCCACCCCGGCCACCTCGTGCCCGGCATCGACGTCACCGACGACCCGCTGCTGGCCGGCCGGCTCTTCTCCTACCTGGACACGCAGATCAGCCGGCTGGGCGGACCGAACTTCGGACAGATCCCGGTCAACCGCCCGCACGCCCCCGTCAACGACATGCTGCGCGACGGCATGCACCAGACGGCCGTGCACACCGGTACGGCGCCCTACCGGCCCAACTCCCTCGACGGGGGCTGCCCGTTCCTGGCGGGCGAGGACACCCGCGCGTACATCGAGACCCCGGTGGAGGTGCCGCGGGCGAACAAGGAGCGCAGGGCCCCGGCCTCCTTCTCGGACCACTTCAGCCAGCCGCGGCTCTTCTGGCTCAGCATGACGCCGGTGGAACGCGAGCACATCGTCGCCGCCTACACCTTCGAACTGGGCAAGTGCTACGAGCAGGCCGTCAAGGAGCGTGCGCTGAAGGTCCTCGCCAACATCGACCCCGAACTGTGCGCGCAGGTCGCCACCGGCCTCGGCCTGCCCGCGCCCGAGGCCACCGTGCCGCTCGTGGCGGCCGACCCCAGCCCCGCCCTCTCCCAGATCGGCGGGACGTGGCCGCTGGACGGGCGGATCATCGGCATCGTGACCGACGAGCAGGGAGACCTCGACGGCGTACGCGTCGTGCGCGAGGCGGTCCTGAGCGCCGGCATGGTCCCCCTGGTGATCGCCCCCACCGGCGGGAAGCTCGACGCGGAGGGCGAGCCCCTCCAGGTGCAGCGCACCTTCGCCGCCGCCAGGTCGGTGGAGTACGACGCCCTCCTGGTCGCGGGTGTCCCCGGCCACGGCAAGGACGCCTACGGTGCACGCGACGCCAAGGCGGGCGACGCCGGACTCGAGGGGATCGCCGACCCGCGGGTGTCGCTGATGCTGGCGGAGGCCTTCCGGCACGGTAAGGCCGTCGGAGGCTGGGCCGGCGCCGACGCGGTGCTGGCGGCCGCGGGCATCCCGGCGGACGCCGCGGGCGTCGTGACCGCGGACAGCGGCTCGGGTGCCCTGGAGCAGATCACCCGGCTCCTGGGCGAGCACCGGGTCTGGGCTCGCTTCGGGACCGCGCTCTGA
- the rocD gene encoding ornithine--oxo-acid transaminase: protein MTVAPSRSLRSSAELIRAEEPVLAHNYHPLPVVVARAEGAWVEDVEGRRFLDMLAGYSALNFGHRHPALIEAAHRQLDQLTLTSRAFHNDRLAQFAESLAELTGLDMVLPMNTGAEAVESAVKVARKWAYEVKGVAPDRATIVVAADNFHGRTTTIVSFSTDETARAGFGPFTPGFRVVPYNDLAALEAAIDETTAAVLIEPIQGEAGVVIPDDGYLRGVRELTRRTGCLFVADEIQSGLGRTGRTLAVEHEGVVPDVLLLGKALGGGIVPVSAVVARREVLQVLRPGEHGSTFGGNPLSAAVGSAVVELLETGEFQRRAAELGVVLRGGLDALVGKGVKSFRARGLWAGVDIDPAIGTGREISERLMREGVLVKDTHGSTIRLAPPLTITGEELRTALGALETVLGQGA, encoded by the coding sequence ATGACTGTCGCGCCCAGCCGTTCCCTGCGTTCGTCCGCCGAGCTGATCCGTGCCGAGGAACCCGTCCTCGCGCACAACTACCACCCGCTGCCGGTCGTCGTCGCGCGCGCCGAGGGTGCCTGGGTCGAGGACGTCGAGGGCCGTCGCTTCCTGGACATGCTGGCCGGGTACTCGGCCCTCAACTTCGGCCACCGGCACCCGGCCCTGATCGAGGCCGCGCACCGCCAGCTCGACCAGCTGACGCTGACCTCACGGGCCTTCCACAACGACCGGCTGGCGCAGTTCGCCGAGTCGCTGGCCGAGCTGACGGGCCTGGACATGGTCCTGCCGATGAACACGGGCGCCGAGGCCGTGGAGAGCGCCGTCAAGGTGGCCCGCAAGTGGGCGTACGAGGTGAAGGGGGTCGCACCGGACCGGGCGACCATCGTCGTGGCCGCCGACAACTTCCACGGCCGTACGACGACCATCGTCAGCTTCTCCACCGACGAGACGGCCCGGGCGGGCTTCGGCCCGTTCACGCCGGGCTTCCGCGTCGTCCCGTACAACGATCTCGCCGCGCTCGAAGCGGCGATCGACGAGACGACCGCGGCCGTGCTGATCGAGCCCATCCAGGGCGAGGCCGGAGTCGTCATCCCGGACGACGGCTATCTGCGGGGCGTGCGTGAGCTGACCCGGCGGACCGGATGTCTGTTCGTCGCGGACGAGATCCAGTCGGGCCTCGGACGGACGGGCCGCACCCTGGCCGTCGAGCACGAGGGAGTCGTCCCGGACGTGCTGCTCCTCGGCAAGGCGCTCGGCGGGGGCATCGTCCCGGTCTCCGCGGTGGTCGCGCGGCGCGAGGTGCTCCAGGTGCTGCGGCCGGGCGAGCACGGCTCGACGTTCGGCGGCAACCCGCTGTCGGCGGCGGTCGGCTCGGCCGTCGTCGAACTCCTGGAGACCGGCGAGTTCCAGCGCAGGGCGGCGGAGCTGGGCGTGGTCCTGCGCGGCGGCCTGGACGCGCTCGTCGGCAAGGGCGTCAAGAGCTTCAGGGCGCGCGGGCTGTGGGCGGGCGTCGACATCGACCCCGCGATCGGCACCGGCCGCGAGATCAGCGAACGCCTCATGCGGGAGGGCGTCCTCGTGAAGGACACCCACGGCTCGACGATCCGCCTCGCTCCCCCGCTGACCATCACGGGCGAGGAACTGCGAACGGCCCTCGGGGCGCTGGAGACGGTACTGGGGCAGGGGGCCTAG
- the ddaH gene encoding dimethylargininase: MPMSRVPRSRRFLVCEPRHFAVQYAINPWMHEDTHVDVDLARDQWAELIRAYRAHGHTVDSVEPVADLPDMVFAANSALVMAGRVFGSYFHAPQRRPESNAYETWFKNAGFDVYRPESVCEGEGDLVPVGRYVLAGTGFRTARAAHHEVQEFFGVPTVSLQLVDPRFYHLDTALFVLDEGAEANIAYYPQAFSAGSREVLRRLFPDAVVATSQDALAFGLNSVSDGRHVFISPRAEALAGELARHGYVPVPVDLSEFQKAGGGIKCCTQEIRS, from the coding sequence GTGCCCATGAGCCGTGTGCCGCGATCGAGGCGCTTCCTTGTCTGCGAACCCAGACACTTCGCCGTGCAGTACGCCATCAATCCCTGGATGCATGAGGACACACACGTCGACGTCGATCTGGCCCGGGACCAGTGGGCGGAGCTGATCCGCGCCTACCGCGCCCACGGCCACACCGTCGACAGCGTGGAACCGGTCGCCGACCTGCCGGACATGGTCTTCGCCGCGAACTCGGCGCTGGTCATGGCGGGCCGGGTCTTCGGTTCGTACTTCCACGCACCGCAGCGCCGCCCGGAGTCCAACGCGTACGAGACGTGGTTCAAGAACGCGGGCTTCGACGTCTACCGCCCCGAGTCGGTGTGCGAGGGCGAGGGCGACCTGGTGCCCGTGGGCCGCTACGTCCTGGCCGGCACCGGTTTCCGTACGGCGCGGGCCGCCCATCACGAGGTGCAGGAGTTCTTCGGCGTCCCCACGGTCAGCCTCCAGCTGGTGGACCCGCGTTTCTACCACCTCGACACCGCGCTGTTCGTGCTCGACGAAGGGGCGGAGGCGAACATCGCGTACTACCCGCAGGCCTTCTCCGCCGGCAGCCGCGAGGTGCTTCGGCGGCTCTTCCCGGACGCGGTGGTGGCCACCTCTCAGGACGCGCTGGCGTTCGGGCTGAACTCCGTCTCGGACGGCCGCCACGTCTTCATCTCGCCGCGCGCCGAGGCCCTCGCGGGCGAACTCGCCCGCCACGGCTATGTTCCCGTCCCCGTCGACCTGTCGGAGTTCCAGAAGGCCGGCGGAGGCATCAAGTGCTGCACCCAGGAGATCCGCTCATGA
- a CDS encoding Lrp/AsnC family transcriptional regulator yields MRPASAPFDDLDRKILTALMANARTSFAEIGTAIGLSATAVKRRADRLRETGVITGFTATVKPAALGWRTEAYVEVYCEGAAPPRRLAEVMRNHPEITAAMTVTGGADALLHVRARDVEHFEEVLERIRVEPFIRKTISYMVLSHLLPESAEAGANLPAPEPEA; encoded by the coding sequence ATGAGACCCGCGTCCGCGCCCTTCGACGATCTCGACCGCAAGATCCTCACGGCCCTGATGGCGAACGCCCGTACCAGTTTCGCGGAGATCGGCACGGCGATCGGGCTGTCCGCCACGGCGGTCAAGCGGCGGGCGGACCGGCTGCGTGAGACGGGTGTGATCACCGGGTTCACGGCGACGGTGAAACCGGCCGCGCTCGGCTGGCGTACGGAGGCGTACGTGGAGGTGTACTGCGAGGGCGCGGCGCCGCCGCGGCGGCTCGCGGAGGTGATGCGCAACCATCCCGAGATCACCGCGGCGATGACGGTGACCGGCGGCGCGGACGCGCTGCTGCACGTGCGGGCGCGGGACGTGGAGCACTTCGAGGAGGTGCTCGAACGGATCCGCGTGGAGCCGTTCATCCGCAAGACGATCAGCTACATGGTGCTGTCGCACCTGCTGCCCGAGAGCGCGGAGGCGGGCGCGAACCTGCCCGCTCCGGAACCGGAGGCGTGA
- a CDS encoding LytR/AlgR family response regulator transcription factor: MLRALAVDDEPPSLEELLYLLDADPRVSSVEGASDATAALRRINRALESGPGGDEGIDVVFLDIHMPGLDGLDMARLLAGFAKPPLVVFVTAHEGFAVQAFDLKAVDYVLKPVRRERLAEAVRRAVEQMDAAPLIPVHEPDPDHISVELGGVTRFVAVEDITHAEAHGDYARLHTAQGSHLVRIPLSTLEERWRSRGFVRIHRRHLVALGHISELRLDAGTVSVLVDSVELQVSRRHARELRDLLMRRTAS, encoded by the coding sequence ATGCTCCGCGCTCTCGCCGTCGACGACGAACCGCCCTCCCTCGAAGAGCTGCTCTACCTGCTGGACGCCGATCCACGGGTGAGCAGCGTCGAGGGCGCGAGCGACGCCACCGCGGCGCTGCGGCGGATCAACCGTGCCCTGGAGAGCGGCCCCGGCGGCGACGAGGGCATCGACGTCGTCTTCCTCGACATCCACATGCCCGGTCTCGACGGTCTCGACATGGCGCGGCTGCTCGCCGGGTTCGCCAAGCCGCCGCTCGTCGTGTTCGTCACCGCCCACGAGGGATTCGCCGTCCAGGCCTTCGACCTGAAGGCGGTCGACTACGTCCTGAAGCCGGTACGCCGGGAGCGGCTGGCCGAGGCCGTGCGCCGGGCCGTCGAGCAGATGGACGCGGCCCCGCTGATACCCGTGCACGAGCCCGACCCGGACCACATATCCGTCGAGCTCGGCGGGGTCACCCGCTTCGTCGCCGTAGAGGACATCACCCACGCCGAGGCCCACGGCGACTACGCGCGACTGCACACCGCCCAGGGCAGCCACCTCGTCCGCATCCCGCTCTCCACCCTCGAGGAGCGCTGGCGCTCGCGCGGCTTCGTCCGCATCCACCGCCGCCATCTCGTCGCTCTCGGTCACATCAGCGAGCTCCGCCTCGACGCGGGTACCGTGAGCGTCCTGGTCGACTCGGTCGAACTCCAGGTCAGCCGCCGGCACGCACGGGAACTGCGTGACCTGCTGATGCGCCGGACCGCGAGTTGA
- a CDS encoding sodium/solute symporter — MNENYAVPAVALVVVATVFVGAFGLRISRTTSDFYVASRTVGPRLNAAAISGEYLSAASFLGIAGLVLVQGPDMLWYPVGYTAGYLVLLIFVAAPLRRSGAYTLPDFAEARLASQAVRRLAGAFVVGVGWLYLLPQLQGAGLTLNVLTGASKSLGGVIVAVVVVATVAAGGMRSITFVQAFQYWLKLTALLVPALFLVLAWQDDGGPRHAFDEPATFREHRVVRVDAGVDLKLTRPLTVTVDGTVDGRRYEDERLRLPTGVHRIEQGTRLAFTKGDPVPVADRVTNGGMSTSLASGREERPLYATYGLILATFLGTMGLPHVVVRFYTSPHGVAARRTTVAVLVLIGVFYLLPPVYGALGRLYAPELTLTGDADAAVLLLPDRVIGGLGGDLLGALVAGGAFAAFLSTASGLTMAVAGVLTQDVLPSRGVRHFRLGTVLAMIVPLAASMLVGGLPVADAVGLAFAVSASSFCPLLVLGIWWHRLTPPGAAAGMLVGGGSALLAVAATMAGFPGRGALHALLAWPALWSVPLGFLTMVLVSLATPGRVPAGTAAILARFHLPEELAGGQVRTEVKA, encoded by the coding sequence GTGAACGAGAACTACGCCGTCCCGGCGGTCGCCCTCGTGGTCGTCGCGACCGTGTTCGTCGGCGCCTTCGGCCTGCGCATCTCGCGCACCACCTCCGACTTCTACGTGGCCTCGCGCACGGTCGGCCCCCGGCTCAACGCGGCCGCCATCAGCGGTGAGTACCTCTCCGCCGCCTCGTTCCTCGGCATCGCGGGACTGGTCCTCGTCCAGGGCCCCGACATGCTCTGGTACCCCGTCGGCTACACCGCCGGCTATCTCGTCCTGCTGATCTTCGTCGCGGCCCCGCTGCGCCGCTCCGGGGCGTACACCCTGCCCGACTTCGCCGAAGCACGGCTCGCCTCCCAGGCCGTACGGCGGCTGGCCGGAGCCTTCGTCGTCGGTGTCGGATGGCTGTACCTGCTGCCCCAACTCCAGGGCGCGGGGCTCACGCTGAACGTGCTGACCGGAGCCTCGAAGTCCCTCGGCGGCGTCATCGTCGCGGTCGTCGTGGTGGCGACCGTCGCCGCGGGCGGCATGCGCAGCATCACCTTCGTACAGGCCTTCCAGTACTGGCTCAAACTCACCGCCCTGCTCGTCCCCGCGCTCTTCCTCGTCCTCGCCTGGCAGGACGACGGGGGGCCGCGGCACGCCTTCGACGAACCGGCGACGTTCCGTGAGCACCGGGTCGTCCGGGTCGACGCCGGAGTCGACCTGAAACTCACCCGGCCCCTGACCGTCACCGTGGACGGCACGGTCGACGGCAGACGGTACGAGGACGAGAGACTCCGGCTGCCCACGGGCGTCCACCGCATCGAGCAGGGCACCCGGCTGGCGTTCACCAAGGGCGACCCCGTGCCCGTCGCCGACCGCGTCACCAACGGCGGCATGTCCACCTCGCTCGCCTCGGGCCGCGAGGAACGCCCGCTCTACGCCACGTACGGACTGATCCTCGCCACCTTCCTCGGCACCATGGGGCTGCCGCACGTCGTCGTCCGCTTCTACACCAGCCCGCACGGCGTGGCCGCCCGCCGCACCACCGTCGCCGTCCTCGTCCTGATCGGCGTGTTCTACCTGCTGCCACCGGTCTACGGCGCGCTCGGGCGCCTGTACGCACCCGAGCTCACCCTGACCGGGGACGCCGACGCCGCCGTGCTGCTGCTGCCCGACCGGGTGATCGGCGGACTGGGCGGGGACCTCCTCGGCGCGCTGGTGGCCGGCGGGGCCTTCGCCGCGTTCCTGTCCACGGCGTCCGGCCTGACCATGGCGGTGGCGGGCGTGCTCACCCAGGACGTGCTGCCCTCCCGCGGCGTACGGCACTTCCGGCTCGGCACGGTTCTCGCCATGATCGTGCCGCTGGCGGCGAGCATGCTCGTGGGCGGACTGCCGGTCGCCGACGCCGTGGGGCTCGCCTTCGCGGTGTCCGCCTCCTCCTTCTGTCCCCTGCTCGTCCTTGGCATCTGGTGGCACCGGCTCACCCCGCCCGGAGCGGCGGCCGGAATGCTCGTCGGCGGCGGCTCGGCACTCCTCGCGGTCGCGGCCACCATGGCCGGTTTCCCGGGCCGGGGCGCGCTGCACGCGCTCCTCGCCTGGCCCGCCCTGTGGTCGGTGCCGCTGGGCTTCCTCACGATGGTGCTGGTGTCGCTGGCGACGCCCGGGCGGGTGCCGGCCGGGACGGCGGCGATCCTCGCCCGGTTCCATCTGCCGGAGGAACTGGCCGGAGGCCAGGTACGCACGGAGGTCAAGGCATGA